One stretch of Oncorhynchus gorbuscha isolate QuinsamMale2020 ecotype Even-year linkage group LG21, OgorEven_v1.0, whole genome shotgun sequence DNA includes these proteins:
- the LOC124008287 gene encoding uncharacterized protein C7orf57 homolog, translating to MTGCTWNVQQEMLNALANHSYRGLHSHRHTNCLILESSSAKMSAAPNHRRTKPGGVKTGYPGQAPSNGVTGPTSQIPGLCQEATEGAPEARTSGRRVGIFHSDSDYVKLAKGGGQKGLLWHEDNKEDARPNKSHNSPDLSSAESQRGSKAASPDGCQGYGKRQPLAAPFGTDDISAWERESDSYKEKNPTVTDASSQMENMSLNQGGYMEVNKYKKTQSDFTMDRSHEKKSAPVSMSKLLSFGYIEDEKKSTNEDDSSSVTSEQTSTIAPEDEDLE from the exons ATGACCGGATGTACATGGAATGTGCAGCAGGAAATGCTAAACGCATTAGCTAACCATTCATATCGAGGTCTCCACTCCCACCGGCACACGAATTGT CTAATTCTGGAATCATCATCAGCCAAAATGAGTGCTGCTCCCAACCACAGACGGACCAAGCCTGGTG GCGTGAAGACAGGCTACCCAGGCCAAGCTCCCTCCAACGGGGTCACGGGACCCACTTCCCAGATCCCCGGGCTGTGCCAGGAAGCCACTGAGGGGGCTCCTGAGGCCAGGACCAGCGGAAGGCGTGTGGGAATATTCCACTCCGACTCCGACTATGTCAAACTTGCCAAAGGAGGGGGACAGAAGG GCTTACTGTGGCACGAGGACAACAAGGAGGATGCTAGGCCTAATAAATCCCACAACTCACCTGATCTGTCCTCAGCTGAATCTCAGCG CGGAAGTAAAGCAGCATCCCCTGATGGTTGTCAAGGATACGGCAAAAGGCAACCTCTAGCTGCTCCCTTCGGTACTGATGATATTTCAGCCTGGGAAAGGGAGAGCGATAGCTATAAAGAGAAG AACCCCACCGTCACTGATGCGTCCAGCCAGATGGAGAACATGTCTCTAAACCAAGGTGGTTATATGGAGGTCAACAAATACAAGAAGAC TCAAAGTGATTTTACTATGGACAGGTCCCATGAGAAGAAGAGTGCTCCTGTGAGCATGTCCAAGCTGCTGAGCTTTGGCTACATAGAGGATGAGAAGAAGTCCACCAATGAGGATGACTCCTCAA GTGTGACCTCTGAACAGACGAGCACCATCGCACCTGAGGATGAAGACCTGGaatag
- the LOC124008943 gene encoding four and a half LIM domains protein 2-like, with product MAERYDCHYCKESLFGRKYVLREENPYCVKCYENLYSNTCEECKKSIGCSSRDLSYKDRHWHDDCFHCFKCSRSLVDKPFSTKDDLLLCTECYSNEYSSKCHECKKTIMPGSKKMEHKGNSWHETCFTCQRCQQPIGTKNFIHKENSNYCVPCYEKQFAMQCIQCKKPITTGGVTYHDQPWHKDCFLCTGCKQQLSGQRFTSRDNFAYCLNCFCNLYAKKCASCTTPISGLGGSKYISFEERQWHNNCFNCKKCSISLVGRGFLMARDEIMCPECGKEV from the exons ATGGCGGAACGCTATGACTGCCATTACTGCAAGGAGTCCCTGTTTGGGAGGAAGTATGTGCTCAGGGAAGAGAACCCCTACTGTGTGAAGTGCTATGAGAACCTGTACTCTAACACCTGTGAAGAGTGCAAGAAGTCCATTGGCTGCAGCAGCAGG GACCTGTCCTACAAAGACCGCCACTGGCATGACGACTGCTTCCATTGCTTCAAGTGTAGCCGCTCCCTGGTGGACAAGCCCTTCTCCACCAAGGACGACTTGCTGCTCTGCACCGAGTGCTACTCCAACGAGTACTCCTCCAAGTGCCACGAGTGCAAGAAGACCATCATGCCAG GATCCAAGAAGATGGAGCATAAGGGCAACAGCTGGCATGAGACCTGCTTCACTTGCCAACGTTGCCAGCAACCAATCGGCACCAAGAACTTCATCCATAAGGAGAACAGTAACTACTGCGTGCCCTGTTACGAGAAGCAGTTTGCCATGCAGTGTATCCAATGCAAGAAG CCAATCACAACTGGCGGGGTGACCTATCATGATCAGCCGTGGCATAAGGACTGCTTCCTGTGCACCGGTTGTAAGCAGCAGCTGTCTGGCCAGCGGTTCACCTCTCGGGACAACTTTGCCTACTGCTTGAACTGCTTCTGCAACTTGTATGCCAAGAAGTGTGCCTCCTGCACCACCCCTATCAGTG GTCTGGGTGGCAGCAAGTACATCTCGTTTGAAGAGCGCCAGTGGCACAACAACTGCTTCAACTGCAAGAAGTGCTCCATCTCCCTGGTGGGAAGGGGCTTTCTGATGGCCCGCGATGAGATCATGTGTCCCGAGTGCGGcaaagaagtctaa